TTTTGCAAGAAGTATATTTTTACAAGGATTATTACTTATGAATTCTGAGGAAGTACCTGATGCTTTATTAGGTGTAAATCCATACATTCAAAAGTTAGATGAATTATCGAATAAACTAGGGATAAAACGTTATGAATTAGTATTAAACTATGCGTTGGCGAATCCAGGAATTGATTACATTGTCATTGGCATTGAACATATTGATCAGTTAAAAAAATTATATAGCACTATAAGAAAAATAGAAAATTGTGACTTCACAGGACAAGTAAATCAAATGGAAATAACTAATATAGATCCTAGAATAGTCAGGCCTTATATGTGGTAGAACTGTATTAACATAGTCAAGGAGGGATAGGATGTTTGGGAACTCTGAGAAAAAGATATGCGCTACTATTGAAGCGAGAATGACTTCTACAAGATTGCCAGGAAAAGTAATGTTAGATATTGCTGGGAAACCAGTTATTCAACATATCATAGAGCGATTAAGGAGAAGTAAATATTTGGACGAAATTGTAGTAGCGACTACTACGAACTATGAGGACGATGTTCTTGTTAAACTATGTGAAGAAATTGGATGTAAATATTATCGAGGCAGTGAAAATGATGTATTACTACGAGTATTACAAGCAGCACAATCAGTCAGTGGGGACATAATTGTAGAGATAACTGGAGATTGTCCATTTGCTGACTGGAGACATGTAGACACTTTAATAGCTAAATTTTTCTCTGGTGATTACGATTATGTTTCAAACACAATTGAGCGAACCTTTCCAGATGGATTTGATGTTCAGGTATTTCCAACATCAGTGCTTAATGAAGTCAATACTCTGACGAGTTGTCCAGTAGACCATGAACATGTCTCTTTATTCATTTATTCCAATGCTGATCGTTACAAATTACTTAATTGGTATGCACCATCCAATCTTAATTATCCCGATATAGAAGTTACTTTAGATACTAAGGAAGACTATAAGTTAATTTCAACAATCTATGAGGCGCTTTATTATAAAGATCAAGATTTTTCGGCTGATGAAGTTGTTGAGTATCTTTTACAAAACCCGCAACTATTAAAGATAACTGAAACGATAACTAGAAAAAATCCTTATCAAGAAAAAGCAATGAGAGGGACTGAATATGATAGATGATCTACCAAGGTATAATACGCTCATAGTAGGTGCTGGAAACATTGGAGCTTTTTATCATACTCCGTCTTCTACGGATGTCGTTACTCATGCCCAAGCCTATTGTAAACACCCAGATAAATTTCAATTGGTTGGCTTTGTTGACACAGATGTAATGAAAGCTAAAAAGGCAGCTGCTAAATGGGACACAAATGCGTTTGATTCCCTTCAAAATGCATTTGATAAGTACCCTATAGATATCGTTTCCGTTGCGGTTCCAGATGAGTATCATCATATCGTAATGAGCGAACTATTAAAATACGATGTGAAGCTTATTTTCTTAGAGAAACCAATTGCAGATTCGAAGCAAAATGCCCGTATGATTATGCACCAATATCTACCTGTTGAAACACCCGTTCTAGTCAATTACAGTCGAAGGTTTACTAAAGAGTTTCAAGTTCTGAAAAATAGGATTCAGTCAGGTGAGTTTGGGGATTTTTTAAATGGAACCGGGTACTATGGGAAGGGGTTGATCCATAACGGATCACACCTGATAGACCTATTATTTTATTTATTCAACAATGTTACGGTTGACAATCAATACATCGGTTCAATTTATGACTATTATGAAAACGATCCCAGTATCAGCGCTACACTAAAGATTAACAACAAACCATTTCTATTACAAGCTATTAACTGTCAGTTGTATGAAATTTTTGAAATAGATTTGTTTTATGAAAAAAAGCGTATAACCATTACTGATTTAGGTTTTGTTTTAAAGGAGTACGATGTGTTACCTTCACCGTATTTCAAAGGATATGTGAATTTAGTAGAAAGCATTACAAGGAAAACAACGCTTGGACAAGCTTTAGATAATGCAGTTATTAACATATATGAGCATTTAACTATGCACAAAGGTATTATCTGCTCTCTAGAAGATGCCTACAGGTCTTTTGAACTGTGCCATAAAATTATGGAAGGATATAAGGATGAAAAAAATACTGCTATATTCTAGAGATCCTGGTGCTGCTAACGTTATTATTCCAATATATTCAGAATTACTAAAGAGCTCGTATGTTGTTAAGCTTTTGGGGAAGGATGCAGCAATCTCTAAATACAAGCTATTTAATATATATAACTATACGAATGTTAGTAACAGTACAGAGGACACTAGTGTTGATTATTGGATTAATTATTTGAAAGATCACAAATTTGATTTTGTGATTACTGGAACTGGTTCTGAAGAGTATTCAGATAAATATTTGTGGAAAGCATGTGAGCATGTAGGAATACCTAGTCTTGCCATATTGGATCAATGGATGAATTATGGAGTAAGGTTTTCAAAATATCATGCTACTCAACTGCACTTGTATGAAAATGATAACGAACACATATTTCAACCCTCATATATTTTTGTTATGGATAGTGAAACAAAAGAAGAAATGGTGAGGATAGGTTTTGATGAAAAAAAGATAATAGTAACGGGGCAGCCTTATCTTGATTTTCTTAATCGCTTTAAAAGTACTATTGATTATAACAATATATTACATTATAAAGAAAAGATAAATTGTCTCAATGAAGATTTAGTAATTGTATTCGCATCCGAGAATATTACAAAAACTGAAGTTGACTTCAATAATGGTTATATAGGTTATACAGACAAATCAATTATTGAAGAATTAATACTGGCAATACAAAAAAATAATCGTAAATACAACAAAAAAATAAAAATCATTATAAGACGTCATCCTAACGAACACATAGATGTGTACTCAGATATAATATCTAACTTTGGGGACGAGCATGTTAATATTGAAATTGACAATGAATCAAATTTGTTTGAACTTATACTCGCAGGGGACTGTATTGTTGGCATGTCTTCCATGTTATTAATTGAAGCATCTTTATTAGGAAAGTATATAATGAGCATTCAAATTGGTATATCTAAAGAAAACCCATTTGTACTACATCAAAAAGGCTTATTACAATCAATTACAAGCCGTAAAGAACTTGAAGAACAAATTGATCTGGTTCTAAATAATCAATATTTTAAAGGGGCAAACGTAACTGGTCATATTGATGCGATTGAACGAGTAATTAATAAATTGGAGGAATTGCTATGAGTATATTGGCAATCAATGGTGGAAAGAAAGTCAGAACAACATTATTCCCAGCTTATAAAATCATTGATAAAGAGGAAAAGGAGATAGTGTCCGAAGTTTTGGAATCAGGGATATTATCTAAATTTCTCGGTTGTTGGGATGAGGATTTTTATGGTGGTCCACAAATAAGGGCGTTAGAAGAAGAGTGGGCGTCCTATTTTGATGTTAAACATGCGATTGCAGTTAATTCCGCTACATCTGCATTGTATTGTGCCATGGGGGCAGCCGGTGTTGGTCCTGGTGATGAGGTGATTGTTTCCCCTTATACTATGTCTGCATCGGCAACTGCTCCACTTGTATATAATGCGATTCCGATTTTTGCTGATATTGAAGAGGATTATTATTGTATTTCAGCAGAATCAATTAAAAATAGAATTACAGATAGAACAAAAGCAATTATTGTTGTTGATATATTTGGGTTACCATATGATGCAGAACGAATTAACGCTATTGCAAAGGAACACAACCTCATTGTTATAGAAGATACAGCGCAGGCTCCGTTTGCTAAATACCAAGGTAAGTTTGCTGGTACACTCGGCGACATTGGAATCTATTCATTAAATTATCATAAACATATTCACTGTGGCGAAGGGGGCATTATAGTAACTGATAATGATGATCTTGCAGAACGGATGAGATTGATACGAAATCATGCAGAAGCTGTAGTTGAAGGTATGGGATTTCATACGTTAGTGAATATGGTAGGCTTTAATTACCGAATGACAGAAATAGAGGCTGCTATTACAAGGATGCAATTGAAGAAGTTAGCACCGTTAGTTGAAGAGAGACAACGTCTAGTTAAATATCTAAATAGTAAATTACAAGGGATTCCTTGTTTAGAATTGCCAAACGAGAGAATAGAAAGTGAACATGTGTATTATGTTCACCCGATTAAATATAAACAGGAAGTTGCTGGTATTTCGAGAAGTACGTTTATTAATGCGGTTAAAGCTGAACTAATGCCAACAGAATTAAGAGAAAGCGAAGGGGTTCTTATTTCTGAAGGATACGTTAAACCGCTATATCTCCAACCCCTGTATCAAAAATTAACAGCTTACGGTGACAAAGGCTGTCCATTTAACTGTAATTATTATAATAAGCCAATCGTATATAAAGAGGGTTTGTGTCCTGTAGCTGAAAAAATGCATTATCATGAGCTGTTTACCCATGAATTAATTCGTCCACCAATGACTTATAAAGACTTGGATGATGTCGCCAATGCATTCATAAAAGTGTGGGAGAACAGGCGGGAATTACATGAATAGTAGAATTTTTATTAAAGGACAAGACGTATATTTAAGGCACTTGCAACTCACAGATATCGAAGGAAACTATTTGCATTGGTTTGATAATGAAATTGTTTGTAAATATAATGAACATCATAGATATCCATATTATAGTGAACAGCTTGAATCTTATATCAAAAATTTAGCAGGAAATCACAATAATCTTGTGTTTGCAATTATTACTAATGAAGAAAATGAGCATGTAGGAAATATTTCTATTCAAAACATTTGCTATATTAACAGAAGTGCTGAAATCGCAATTATAGTTGGTGAACGAAAATATTGGGGGAAAGGCCATTCTAGCGAAGCCATGCAGTTAATAATAAGCCATGCATTTTACACGTTAAATTTACATCGCTTATATTGTGGCACGCATTCCCAAAATGTTGGAATGATTAAGTTAGCACATAAGCTAGGTTTTCAACAGGAAGGGATACGAAGAAAAGCTATTTATAAAAATGGGGATTATTCTGATATAATAGAATTTGGATTATTAAAGGACGAATATAATGGACTATAACTAAGATGATTGGAGAGATAAACGTGGTTCAAAAAAGAAAACCACTATTTTCAAACATAAAGTATTGCACTCGTTGCTGTATGCCAGAAACAGAAGAAGATATCGTATATGATGAAGTAGGAATCTGTCAAAGTTGTCAGTCTTCCGAACAAAAAATGCATATTAATTGGGTAGAACGGGAAAGAAAGTTACAAAAAATCCTTAATGAAGCAAAGGAAAAAGCGGGTAATAATTACGACTGCATCATACCGATTAGTGGTGGGAAAGATAGTACGTTTCAACTACATGTATTAACTAAAATATACGGTATGAAACCATTAGCCGTAACATTTAATCATAATTGGTATAGCGAAACTGGTTGGTACAATTTACAAAATTCTTTAGAGAAATTCAATTTGGATCATATAATGTATACACCTAACAGGTCTTTGGTAAACAAATTAGCAAAGCAATCACTTGAAAAGATTGGTGATACATGTTGGCACTGCCATGCGGGAGTAGGTTCATTTCCTTTGCATATAGCAGCTAAGTTTAACATCCCACTATTGATATGGGGAGAATCCATAGCAGAAGCAAGTGGACGTGCTTCATATTATAATCCTGTTCATAAATTCGACAGGGAGTATTTCACTAAGGTGTCAGCCAAAATAAAACCAGATAAAATGGAATCTGAAGAATTATCTGCTAAAGATCTACATCTTTTTGAAGTTCCCACAGAAGAAGAATGCGAAAAGGCAGGAGTATTTGGCATTCATTTAGGTGATTTTATTTTCTGGGATGATGAAAGGCAAACGGAATTCGTTAAGGAACATTACGGCTGGCGTGAAACGCAGATGGAAGGGACATACAAGCGATACAAAAGTGCGGAATGTATTATGGCAGGAATGCACGATTTTACCTGCTATCTGAAGCGTGGGTTTGGCCGAGCAACATTTCAAGCTTGTGTTGACGTTCGGAATGGCTTGCTAACTAGGGAAGAAGGGTTCGAACTTATTGAGAAACATGACCCGGAAAGACCGGAAGCGCTAGACTATTTTCTTAAGATTACAGGCATGTCAGAAGATGACTTTCATGAAATAATGAGCATCCATCGTTTGCAAAAACTGCGAGATATAGATATGCCAATTAAAGAGAAACTCCATAAAAACCAAGAGAAAATTATGCCTTATCCAGAACAAATTATTGAGAAACTAAACCCTACTAAATAATTACCGATATAGTATTAAATTTGGGGGAAACGAAATGAAGAGTTTTGCTGACCATAGTATATTAGAGTTACTTGCCTTATTAAAGAATAAAGAACTTACGGTTCTAGACATAGTAGATATATGTATAAACAGAAATAATGTGTCGAATTACGCTAACAAAGCGTGGGCCTATTATGACCAAGACATAATAATGAAACAAGCATATTATGTGCAGGACAAATATAACTTAATAGAAAAAAAACACAGTTTGTTTGGCATTCCAATTGGAGTAAAAGATATATTCAATACTATAGATTATCCAACGCAAATGGGAAGTCCTTTATGGAAAGGATTTACTCCTGGTAATGATGCGCGTATAGTATATAATATCAAAAATGCTGGTGGAATTATAGCTGGAAAAACTGATACTGCGGAGTTTGCAGTACATGCACTTAATAGCACGGTGAATCCTCATAATGAAGATAAAACTCCAGGAACTTCATCAAGTGGTTCGGCTGCACTTGTTGCATTAGGAGTTGTTCCTGTTGCTCTGGGTTCGCAAACAGCTGCATCCATTGTTCGGCCCGCCAGTTTTTGTGGTGTTTATGGATGTAAACCTTCTTTTGGTACCATACCAAGAACAGGTGTATTAAAGACCGCAGATACACTAGATAGTATAGGGTACTTTACAATTCATTTACAAGATATTCGACATATTTTTGACGTATTAAGAGTGCGTGGTGAGAACTATCCGATTTGTCAGGAAGCTTTCACAGATGAAAATAGACAACTGCCTCCTATAAAAAGACCTTGGAAAATAGGTTTTGTTAAAGGTTATGTATGGGATTACGCGGAGGAGTATGCTAAGAATTCTATAAATGAGTGGGTGCAAAAACTTGAAGCCAGTGCTTCTGAGTTCTATGTTGAAGAAGTGGAATTGCCTAAAAGCACTTTTATAGCTCATCAAACTCATTCTGACATTTATCATAGAAGCTTATCTTACTATTTCAAAGAAGAATATAAAGAAAGCCAAATTTCTGATATTATGAGAAACATCATGGGCGAAGGAACTAAAATTACAACTGAGAAATATTTGGCTGCACTAGAACAACAAGTTTTAATACAAAATGACATGGATGAATTACTGTGTGAATATGACGTTATTATCTCATTAAGTACTGCTGGGTCTGCTCCTGCGAGAGAAGAAGTAGAAAAACCAGACAATGGGTTGATTTGGACATTGGCGCATCTACCAGTCATTAGTGCCCCGGTATTCTTATCTCCGAACAAGATGCCATTTGGTGTACAATTAGCATCAAGGAAATATAGTGATTATAAACTTATGGAATTTTTAAAACGGTTAAACGAATTAGATTTAGTCCCAGACAAATCAAATCCAGTACTAGAATAGTAATCCGTCAAAATAACGCATGAGGTAGAGTAATGAATCTATTTTTAATTGAAAATGATACTACTATATCAGTCATATCAAAATCTGACAATTTTAATTCTAATGAGGATATAATTGTCTGTTTTAATTATTTAGTATATTTAAGATGCCAACAAGATCCTTTAATAATAAATTATCATTTTATAGAAGACTTATTTACTAACGATGATTATGAAGCGCTTCATTCTATAACAGATACATTTGCTATGAATTGGTATAAGGAGAATGGTATCGATTTTACTGAATATGATGGAATTTCCTATGGGGAGATTGTAGAAATTACTTTTTCAAGATCATATTTAGCTAGCATATTGGTGAAATATGGGGAAGCAATACGCAAAGCTATGGAATGGTACCCAACTATAAGTGTAATAAATTCCGATTTTTCTAAGCAGGCGAATTATTTTTACTTTGTTAATGGGAATGAAAGATTTTTCGATAAAAATAGTCTAGTTGAGAAAATGGCATTACATTTTAACAAGAAATTTAATTTTATTAATCCTATATCTATGATTCCATCAGCCAATATTGCTGATCTTCATGTGGATACATCAAAAAAAACTCTGTCAAAGATATATGCTGTGATTTGCATGTTTTTAAATATTTTAGCTAATATAATAAATGGTTTTAATAAATCGAAGAAGAGGATTTATCTTACAGCATACTTTAATTCCAACAATCTTTTGAATTATAAGACAAGCAATTTAGTAATTCCAAGGATACCGAAAAGCGTTTTGAAAGATTATAAGAAGTTTTTTACAGGAATAAAATATGTAGATATTAACCATGTAAATCAGAAAATTACTACGAGTGATATGGATTTTATTAATGGTCTTATTCAAAAGGTTGATGGAATAGATTCTAACTTTTCGTACAATGGTATAGATTACAATTTCATATATAATCCAATTATAAAAAACCTTATAAGAGAAAGGATACCAGGTTTTATACTATTTAAGAAACAACTAAAAGAAGTTATTATGGCTAATAACATAGCGAAATTTATGGTCATAGATACATTCGATGAAAAAAATCACATTACAATCCAAGTATGTAAAAATCTAAACGTATCTACAATATTTGTTGAGCATGGAATAGCAAATTATCGAAATGCGCAAAAGATTGGTGATAAGAGAACGCCAAATTATTATATTTTACCGGGTTCGTTTAATCCGTATCCATATTTGGGGACTGAAACTAGAATATTAGGCACCCCAATTATGGACTTTTATCACCAAGTTGGCAGAAGAAAAATTAATAAAATTAGTAAAGTTATGTTCTTAACATTTCAAGATAATTTTTATACGAGATTAGATAGATTTGCTTATCAAGAAAAATACTATAAAGAAATTTTTTCTACTTTTGACACTCTTTTAGATAATGGAATAGACGTCTATTATAAACCTCATTTTGAGAACAAAGAGTACCATAAGTATTTATTTAATTTTTTTGATGTAGATATAGAAAAAATTAATTATGTAGATAAAGGGATATTTAGTGGTTATATATCTGAGATTGACCTTTTAATTACTAATGTATCTACATGCTATTATGAGTCACTAGCTGCTGGAGTGCCAGTAATTTTTATGGAACCTGAAGGTTCACCTTGCGACGCACTACTTCCACCGTTAAATGGTGTGAATGGTATTGATGTGTTGCGAGTAAGTACAGGAGAAGAATTGATTAAAGTAATTAATGAAAATATGAACAATCCAGAAGCTTTAAATCGTTTTGTTGATAAGTTTTTGGCTGAACAGGCACCTAAATATATGGGTGCTATGGACGGCCAAGCAAGTAATAGGATTATAGATTTTCTAAATGAGAATCTAGATAATTAATAAAGGTGGGATACTATGATAGTTGCAATCATGATGGGGAGAGAGGGAAGTAGTGGTTTTCCCGGGAAGAATCTGTATACAATTTTAAATCGTTCATTACTCGAATACCCTTTACTAGCTGCAAAACATTCTAAGCATATTGACGAAATCGTGATAACTACCGACTCTCTAAAGATTAAAGAAATAGGACAAGCTTATGGAGCTTCTATCATAGACCGTCCTGATTACCTATGTACGAATTCAGCACTAGGTGAAGATGTATTCGTTCATGCATATGAGGAAATTAAGAATAAGGGCGAAAATATTGAATTTATAGTTTTACTTTTATGCAATGCAGCAACAATTACAGCTGATTTAATAGATGAAGGAATTGAGATTCTTAAAAAACGTCCTGAAGTCGATTCTGCTGTCAGTGTATCAAGATATAATATGTGGAGTCCGCTTCGTGCCCGTAAAGAAAACGAAGAGGGGTTACTTCAACCTTTTGTTCCATTTGAAACTTTCGGTGATCCTAGAACGTTAAATTGTGATCGGGATTCTCAAGGTGATGTCTGGTTTGCAGACATGGGCGTATCAATTATCCGTCCACATTGTTTAGTGAATATAGAAGATGGGTTATTACCTCAAAAATGGATGGGGCATAAAATATACCCATTAAAGCAATGGGGTGGTTGTGATGTGGATTACGAATGGCAAATTCCTGGCGTTGAGTTTTGGTTAAAAAAACATGGATTTACAGAAACAAAAACACCGTATGACAAGTAAGGAGTAGTTAAATCATGTCTACTAATATTAAACCCAATGCTAATTTTCATTCATTATCGAATACATCAGTCCATGATAATATGTCTCCCAAATACCTTGAATACAGAAGAAAATGGATTGATAATCCAAAACAAATGATTCTAGAAAAATTTCCGTTGCACCTAGATATAGAATCCACCAATTTGTGTAACTTGCGGTGTACTTTTTGTGACAAGCAGTCTAATATTGAAAAGGACGGCTTTGGACGAATGGACTTTGGGCTTTATAAGAACATTATTGACGAAGCAAAACAGTTTGGCTTATATAGTATCAAGTTAAGCTATCGGGGAGAGCCATTATTACATCCTAAGATATTTGATATGATTACCTATGCCAAAGAAAGTGGTGTTATAGATATTTATTTCAACACAAACGGTATGCCTTTATCCGATTATACGATAGATAGGCTCATTGACTCTGGGATTAATCGAATTTCTGTATCGGTTGAAGGAACAGATCCTATCGCATTTGAAGAAGCGAGAGTAGGGGCTAGTTTTGACAAGATTAAAGAAAACTTAGTAAAATTACTAGCAAAAAGAAAAGAAAGAAACTCAGAATACCCCAAAATACGCATTCAGACTGTGCTACTTCCTGGAATTGATATGGAAGAATATAAAACGTACTGGGAATCATTTGGTGATGAAGTAGCTGCCATTGACTATAAAGATGAGAATCAAGTTAAGCCAGGTAAAGTGGCTAAGGACTGGGCTTGTCCTCAATTATGGCAACGAATGACAATCGGTTGGGATGGGACTATCTTCATGTGTAACAATGATGACCATAATCGGATTAAATTAGGTAATGTTGCGAATCAAACAATTTATGGTAATTGGAACGGAACAACTATGAATGAAATTAGGGATAAGCACAAGAACGGACTATCGCATTGTGTTCACGCATGTAATGAATGCCCATGGAGAACGGCACAATTAACTAAGTTAGGTGGTACTATATGAAGAATAAAATAGTAATTACTACCTCCAGCTTTGCAGAATACGATAAACAGCCGTTAAACATCTTAAAAGAGACTTATGATCAAGTTGAACTAAATCCTTATGGAAGAAAACTTACAAAGGATGAACTAATAGATTTTGCGCAAGATGCAACAGGTATTATAGCGGGAACTGAAAATTACTCTGGCGATGTTTTAGAAAAACTTCCAAAACTGAAAGTCCTATCACGTTGTGGAACGGGAATGGATAATGTTGATATTAGTGCAGCTAATGAAAAAGGCATTATTGTATGTAATACACCTGATGCACCAACTCTACCAGTGGCAGAATTAACTATTGGACTAATGTTGGATTTATTAAGAAATATTTCAATATCAAATTCTAATGTTAAAAATAGTAATTGGCTGAAACACATGGGTCGGCTACTACAAGGTAAACGTGTAGGTATCATCGGATATGGACGTATAGGGAAAAAAGTCGCTGAACTATTATTGGCTTTTGAAGCGGAAGTTGCTTATTATGATTTATTTACTCATAATAAGGCCCCAATTAGTTATATGTCGTTAGATGAATTATTAGAGTGGGCAGATATTATTACTCTTCATTGCAATGCATCTAAAACGGGTGAATATTTATTAGGCGAAAAAGAGTTAAAAAAAATGAAAAGGGATGCCATGATTATTAACACAGCACGTGGGGAATTAATTGATGAGGAAGCCTTGTATGCTACTCTTATAAATAATCAATACTTTAGTGCTGCTTTAGATGTTTTTGCGGAGGAACCCTATAATGGAAAACTAATAGAATTACCTAATATTATTGTCACCCCGCATATTGGTTCCTACGCTAGAGAGAGCAGAGTAGCAATGGAAATAGAAGCTGTGCATAATTTATGTAAAGGTTTAATAAATCTATGATTATCTTATTATCACATCCTATATCAATGGTTAATCCGGCATATGGCAATCCAACAAAAACTTTGGATTGGAAACAAACGAAAAGCATTCCAAAAGGCGATAGTTGTAACTCATACTCGATTGTTATCGAGAACCATATAGGAACCCATGTTGATGCCCCTGCACATTTTTTTGAAGGCGGTAGAAAAATTGCTGAGTATGAACCGGCTTATTGGCATTTTAAAAACGTGCAAATTATAGATGTGGCATTAGAAGAAGGACAATTGTTGTCAAAAATTGAAATAGAACATGAAGTTAAAGCTGACATAGAGATATTATTATTAAGATCAGGTTGGTCGAAAAAAAGAGGAGAACTATCATATAGCAACTGTAATCCAGGCATATTGCCAGAGGTTGCAACATGGCTTAGAACGGATTATCCGAATGTTCGATGCTTAGGAATGGACTGGATCTCAGTATCTTCTTACATGCACCGTGACATTGGAAGACAAGCTCACTGCGCTTTCCTCAATCCTGATGAACATGGAGAACCAATATTATTACTTGAGGATATGTTCATTCCTTTAGATAATTACAAGCTAGTAGAAGTTTTGGTTGCACCATTTATGATAGACTGTATCGACAGTGCCCCTGTTACAGTCTATGGAATAAGGAGAGACTCCGATGACGATAAAAAAGAAGATAGCTAAATGGTCAATACAAACGGCTATAAAAGAACAAAACTTACAAGGGTATTATGATAAAATTAAAGAGATAGTACCTGATTTATC
The DNA window shown above is from Desulfuribacillus stibiiarsenatis and carries:
- a CDS encoding phosphoglycerate dehydrogenase gives rise to the protein MKNKIVITTSSFAEYDKQPLNILKETYDQVELNPYGRKLTKDELIDFAQDATGIIAGTENYSGDVLEKLPKLKVLSRCGTGMDNVDISAANEKGIIVCNTPDAPTLPVAELTIGLMLDLLRNISISNSNVKNSNWLKHMGRLLQGKRVGIIGYGRIGKKVAELLLAFEAEVAYYDLFTHNKAPISYMSLDELLEWADIITLHCNASKTGEYLLGEKELKKMKRDAMIINTARGELIDEEALYATLINNQYFSAALDVFAEEPYNGKLIELPNIIVTPHIGSYARESRVAMEIEAVHNLCKGLINL
- a CDS encoding cyclase family protein codes for the protein MIILLSHPISMVNPAYGNPTKTLDWKQTKSIPKGDSCNSYSIVIENHIGTHVDAPAHFFEGGRKIAEYEPAYWHFKNVQIIDVALEEGQLLSKIEIEHEVKADIEILLLRSGWSKKRGELSYSNCNPGILPEVATWLRTDYPNVRCLGMDWISVSSYMHRDIGRQAHCAFLNPDEHGEPILLLEDMFIPLDNYKLVEVLVAPFMIDCIDSAPVTVYGIRRDSDDDKKEDS